The Trichosurus vulpecula isolate mTriVul1 chromosome 3, mTriVul1.pri, whole genome shotgun sequence genome includes a window with the following:
- the PRR30 gene encoding proline-rich protein 30 isoform X2: MNCPYRRRYSIQKIPATPHILSDSSESQDPVHPYQRPKLKREIKHQPKLGLLGGAQPMPPQEPWCYTLGAVPLSLAWHLLPSPAPILLHVQPSLPAPLQSPETPSLQSPVTPTLLSPEACNHREQNIAGHQLHRQVSSQPHRSYSTVIPSPLVSLHPPPPETKEMVPRHNNQVVLQISLSPQSQPGIELLLGPTLWPSSAAQPPLHPKTYPHTYCQVPPKHSLPQALPSPYIPSQPPDCTPSLQGSLSSSSGGLQDCQRRRERLRQLHSSATAPKVGGGCVPCGTGLGEQGGPAALAQDLVALLGRRRIARDLRLLLLQRLWQGRAGPAPAVEYPICLVCRKPRGPSCPAPSHWPGPQLLAFPQLLPSRQGLALGSGPLRVGIGFSLRLQRDQVQALELLPKKGVEDLEYLVKAQGPKEESFPAPEPQFPPCIPCPGPPHLQAPDPGPAFPKPSPFPPAHAPICPEAPTHISSPSKYLGASAQEQPRPHPLYSGQGPKVLGAQGTP; encoded by the coding sequence ATGAATTGTCCTTATCGTCGGCGGTACTCTATTCAGAAAATCCCTGCTACCCCTCATATCCTAAGTGACAGCTCTGAATCTCAAGATCCTGTACACCCTTATCAAAGGCCAAAGTTAAAGAGAGAGATAAAACACCAACCTAAGCTTGGCCTACTGGGGGGGGCACAGCCCATGCCCCCCCAGGAACCCTGGTGCTACACGTTAGGAGCAGTCCCTCTCTCTCTAGCCTGGCACCTGCTTCCATCACCAGCTCCCATTTTGCTCCATGTCCAACCCTCCCTCCCTGCACCACTACAGAGCCCTGAGACCCCATCACTACAGAGCCCTGTGACTCCAACACTACTTAGTCCTGAGGCCTGCAATCACCGGGAGCAAAACATTGCAGGCCATCAATTGCACCGGCAAGTCAGCAGTCAGCCACACCGGTCTTATTCCACTGTGATCCCATCACCCTTGGTTTCTTTGCACCCCCCTCCTCCTGAAACCAAGGAGATGGTGCCCAGGCACAACAACCAAGTAGTACTACAGATCTCTCTGTCCCCACAGTCTCAGCCTGGTATTGAGCTCCTCTTGGGCCCCACCCTCTGGCCCAGCTCAGCTGCCCAACCTCCACTTCACCCTAAAACCTATCCCCATACATATTGCCAGGTTCCCCCCAAACACAGCCTACCCCAAGCACTGCCCTCTCCTTATATTCCTTCACAGCCCCCTGACTGTACTCCTTCATTACAAGGAAGTCTATCCTCCTCTTCTGGTGGCCTCCAGGACTgccaaaggagaagagaaaggcttCGGCAACTTCATAGTAGTGCAACAGCCCCCAAAGTTGGGGGGGGATGCGTGCCATGCGGGACTGGGCTTGGGGAGCAGGGGGGCCCTGCAGCTCTGGCCCAGGACCTGGTGGCACTTCTTGGTCGCCGCCGCATTGCCAGGGATCTGCGACTACTGCTGCTGCAGCGCCTGTGGCAGGGTCGTGCTGGACCCGCTCCAGCCGTGGAGTATCCTATATGTTTGGTGTGCCGCAAACCAAGAGGGCCCTCCTGCCCAGCTCCCAGCCATTGGCCTGGACCCCAGCTCCTTGCCTTCCCACAACTGCTGCCCTCCAGGCAAGGGCTGGCACTGGGGTCTGGGCCGCTCCGCGTCGGCATCGGCTTCAGCCTGCGCCTGCAACGGGATCAGGTCCAAGCCTTGGAACTACTGCCCAAGAAAGGGGTCGAGGACCTGGAGTACCTGGTCAAGGCCCAGGGCCCCAAGGAAGAAAGCTTCCCAGCCCCAGAGCCTCAATTCCCACCTTGCATCCCCTGCCCAGGGCCTCCACATCTGCAGGCCCCAGACCCTGGTCCTGCTTTCCCAAAACCCAGCCCTTTCCCTCCAGCCCATGCGCCCATATGCCCAGAGGCCCCCACCCACATTTCATCTCCAAGCAAGTACCTGGGCGCATCTGCCCAGGAACAGCCCAGGCCCCATCCCCTCTATTCCGGCCAAGGCCCCAAAGTACTGGGAGCCCAAGGGACACCCTGA
- the PRR30 gene encoding proline-rich protein 30 isoform X1: MGAALPPLGESLPFLDVSFLLGPLLLLLLVLLGLLSHLSWIPSLLKNIVNQSSRSPHPAPVIPKVARRPKLVDLGTSWSQRMNCPYRRRYSIQKIPATPHILSDSSESQDPVHPYQRPKLKREIKHQPKLGLLGGAQPMPPQEPWCYTLGAVPLSLAWHLLPSPAPILLHVQPSLPAPLQSPETPSLQSPVTPTLLSPEACNHREQNIAGHQLHRQVSSQPHRSYSTVIPSPLVSLHPPPPETKEMVPRHNNQVVLQISLSPQSQPGIELLLGPTLWPSSAAQPPLHPKTYPHTYCQVPPKHSLPQALPSPYIPSQPPDCTPSLQGSLSSSSGGLQDCQRRRERLRQLHSSATAPKVGGGCVPCGTGLGEQGGPAALAQDLVALLGRRRIARDLRLLLLQRLWQGRAGPAPAVEYPICLVCRKPRGPSCPAPSHWPGPQLLAFPQLLPSRQGLALGSGPLRVGIGFSLRLQRDQVQALELLPKKGVEDLEYLVKAQGPKEESFPAPEPQFPPCIPCPGPPHLQAPDPGPAFPKPSPFPPAHAPICPEAPTHISSPSKYLGASAQEQPRPHPLYSGQGPKVLGAQGTP, encoded by the exons ATGGGGGCGGCATTGCCGCCCCTTGGAGAAAGTCTCCCTTTCCTAGATGTCTCATTCCTGCTGGgccccctgctgctgctgctgcttgtcCTGCTTGGGCTACTGAGCCATCTTAGCTGG ATTCCCTCACTACTGAAGAATATTGTGAATCAGAGCTCAAGGAGCCCCCATCCAG CTCCTGTAATCCCAAAGGTAGCTAGGAGGCCCAAACTCGTGGATTTGGGGACGTCTTG GTCCCAACGGATGAATTGTCCTTATCGTCGGCGGTACTCTATTCAGAAAATCCCTGCTACCCCTCATATCCTAAGTGACAGCTCTGAATCTCAAGATCCTGTACACCCTTATCAAAGGCCAAAGTTAAAGAGAGAGATAAAACACCAACCTAAGCTTGGCCTACTGGGGGGGGCACAGCCCATGCCCCCCCAGGAACCCTGGTGCTACACGTTAGGAGCAGTCCCTCTCTCTCTAGCCTGGCACCTGCTTCCATCACCAGCTCCCATTTTGCTCCATGTCCAACCCTCCCTCCCTGCACCACTACAGAGCCCTGAGACCCCATCACTACAGAGCCCTGTGACTCCAACACTACTTAGTCCTGAGGCCTGCAATCACCGGGAGCAAAACATTGCAGGCCATCAATTGCACCGGCAAGTCAGCAGTCAGCCACACCGGTCTTATTCCACTGTGATCCCATCACCCTTGGTTTCTTTGCACCCCCCTCCTCCTGAAACCAAGGAGATGGTGCCCAGGCACAACAACCAAGTAGTACTACAGATCTCTCTGTCCCCACAGTCTCAGCCTGGTATTGAGCTCCTCTTGGGCCCCACCCTCTGGCCCAGCTCAGCTGCCCAACCTCCACTTCACCCTAAAACCTATCCCCATACATATTGCCAGGTTCCCCCCAAACACAGCCTACCCCAAGCACTGCCCTCTCCTTATATTCCTTCACAGCCCCCTGACTGTACTCCTTCATTACAAGGAAGTCTATCCTCCTCTTCTGGTGGCCTCCAGGACTgccaaaggagaagagaaaggcttCGGCAACTTCATAGTAGTGCAACAGCCCCCAAAGTTGGGGGGGGATGCGTGCCATGCGGGACTGGGCTTGGGGAGCAGGGGGGCCCTGCAGCTCTGGCCCAGGACCTGGTGGCACTTCTTGGTCGCCGCCGCATTGCCAGGGATCTGCGACTACTGCTGCTGCAGCGCCTGTGGCAGGGTCGTGCTGGACCCGCTCCAGCCGTGGAGTATCCTATATGTTTGGTGTGCCGCAAACCAAGAGGGCCCTCCTGCCCAGCTCCCAGCCATTGGCCTGGACCCCAGCTCCTTGCCTTCCCACAACTGCTGCCCTCCAGGCAAGGGCTGGCACTGGGGTCTGGGCCGCTCCGCGTCGGCATCGGCTTCAGCCTGCGCCTGCAACGGGATCAGGTCCAAGCCTTGGAACTACTGCCCAAGAAAGGGGTCGAGGACCTGGAGTACCTGGTCAAGGCCCAGGGCCCCAAGGAAGAAAGCTTCCCAGCCCCAGAGCCTCAATTCCCACCTTGCATCCCCTGCCCAGGGCCTCCACATCTGCAGGCCCCAGACCCTGGTCCTGCTTTCCCAAAACCCAGCCCTTTCCCTCCAGCCCATGCGCCCATATGCCCAGAGGCCCCCACCCACATTTCATCTCCAAGCAAGTACCTGGGCGCATCTGCCCAGGAACAGCCCAGGCCCCATCCCCTCTATTCCGGCCAAGGCCCCAAAGTACTGGGAGCCCAAGGGACACCCTGA